A stretch of Palaemon carinicauda isolate YSFRI2023 chromosome 34, ASM3689809v2, whole genome shotgun sequence DNA encodes these proteins:
- the LOC137626809 gene encoding uncharacterized protein yields MSPGVTTITEGKVETPFINVSTQCFHLDTEMTSRPVFNECDRYKIRQWKILDEVICPLLQLFLIWGNPDWDQSIQFLTYLENKNVEINKLKKKLYPQQLETLQKYPPDVAKWDITLICLLLKHCKGVFAGKEDIAWSSGSGKEPECLITSLKDIRNTIAHEDINLNQKDFFDKIEEIRTLMERALCSVGKICSHVSQTEIDANVANFNKKLNEIRDADISPKTLDEYKKELFFSEQITLIRNKGVPFLKDVLNRNTTINPLSLIVKGDGRQLPVNEIFTEIEMNQDGKNEEVLLEDIIDIASGSDAGSFILLKGHAGMGKSTLVKKITSDWANQRSSIKGLSSFHLLFYAELRDIVNTFDRLIECSLGEVHRSFKDGDLVKAVLGQKTLVILDGYDELNKSSSGLFNHILSLNKLYSQLTVIVTTRPEAEEKLNAHLQSKALNAVHLRLIGIKTNKREEFVTKYFSSLPKDSPVLQEVDKLLKFLKKTEHKMSIVWEVAYNLCLLTILWMFKPDDVNRITTEAELYWQIFLLIISKLEERLQRNPSTCDLELSILQHKINIFLEELSLESLKGLKDDFINLPDSVYQRLADLCLRLELPIEELAGAFLKKVTSFNNSYYNFPHKGFMEFMGGYNIRKQVIRSPMHMWSEELSKTCIPPHIQEIMLSNVVSNKSIKKATVKDVVKELHDGSLPKSLEKYQNLLIQTLSIFHMGEVEVPLAAKIETLELLEKSGLKDKDSFLKVMHNIKCNDELSRWIAQRFCLIDNNTLITDSSFESYIALLAATDPPLPNRDEIRIFINLQESISGFEVLTKHLLRHQVYPRVIWLHRSFREFTSINAEETESIKSLLSENCESYRGIWNPTFQIPPNVKLLSVGIPDQVSLDAFFQSLQETKEIEYLGELKG; encoded by the exons atgtctccaggagtcaccaccatcaccgaaggaaaggttgaaactccctttataaatgtaagtacccagtgttTCCACTTAGACACTGA GATGACTTCTCGCCCAGTGTTCAATGAATGTGACCGGTATAAGATCAGACAATGGAAGATCTTGGATGAAGTTATATGTCCCTTGCTGCAGCTGTTTCTCATCTGGGGAAACCCAGATTGGGATCAGTCAATCCAATTCTTAACTTACCTGGAGAACAAAAATGTAGAGATCAATAAACTAAAGAAGAAGCTCTATCCACAACAACTTGAGACGTTACAGAAGTATCCCCCAGATGTTGCTAAgtgggatataacccttatttgtctccTTTTGAAACATTGTAAAGGAGTCTTTGCTGGCAAAGAGGACATTGCTTGGTCATCAGGAAGCGGTAAAGAACCAGAATGTCTTATCACTTCTTTAAAGGATATAAGAAACACTATAGCTCATGAAGATATCAATCTAAATCAGAaagatttctttgacaaaattgaagaaatccgtACACTAATGGAGAGAGCACTTTGCAGCGTTGGCAAAATTTGTTCACATGTCAGCCAGACAGAGATTGATGCAAATGTTGCTAATTTCAACAAAAAGCTCAATGAAATAAGAGATGCAGACATTTCGCCAAAGACCCTTGATGAGTACAAGAAGGAATTGTTCTTCTCTGAACAGATAACATTGATAAGGAATAAAGGTGTTCCATTCTTAAAAGATGTCTTGAATCGGAatacaaccataaatccactgtccttaatagtgaaaggagatggaaggcagttgccagtgaatgaaatattcacagaaatagaaATGAATCAGGATGGAAAGAATGAGGAAGTTTTACTGGAGGACATAATAGATATAGCCTCGGGTTCTGacgctggaagttttattttgctcaaaggacatgcaggaatgggcaagagcactctagtgaaaaagataacatctgattgggccaaccaaagatcctccatcaaaggcctcagctcctttcatctgctcttttatgcagaattaagagATATTGTTAATACATTTGATAGGCTTATTGAATGCTCTTTAGGAGAagttcatcgctcattcaaggaTGGAGACCTTGTTAAAGCTGTCTTAGGACAAAAAACTCTGGTCATCTTGGATGGCTACGATGAGCTCAATAAGAGTTCATCTGGCCTTttcaaccatattctttctttaaacaaaCTCTACAGCCAATTAACTGTTATTGTTACGACCAGACCTGAAgctgaagagaaactgaatgctcaTCTCCAATCCAAAGCTTTGAATGCTGTTCATCTTCGGCTTATAGGAATTAAAAccaacaaaagagaagagtttgtaaCTAAATACTTCTCGAGTCTACCCAAAGATTCCCCAGTTTTACAAGAGGTAGATAAACTATTAAAATTCCTCaagaaaactgaacacaaaatgagcatagtgtgggaagtcgcctataatctctgtctcctcacaattctttggatgttcaaaccagatgatgtaaacagaatcacaactgaggctgagctctactggcagatcTTCCTTCTTATCATCtccaaattagaggagcgtttgcagaggaacccatctacgtgtgacttagaattaagtatcttgcaacacaaaataaatatatttctggaggaactctctttggaatctctcaaaggattgaaagatgattttataaatcttCCCGATTCGGTCTATCAAAGATTGGCTGATCTATGTCTTCGTTTGGAATTACCAATAGAAGAGCTGGctggagccttcctaaagaaagTCACCTCCTTCAACAACTCCTATTACAATTTCCCTCATAAGGGTTTCATGGAGTTCATGGGAGGTTACAACATCCGCAAACAAGTGATCAGATCGCCAATGCATATGTGGAGTGAGGAATTATCTAAGACATGTATCCCACCACACATTCAGGAAATAATGCTTTCCAATGTTGTCTCAAATAAAAGTATAAAGAAAGCAACAGTAAAAGACGTTGTGAAAGAGCTGCATGACGGCTCTCTCCCCAAGTCTCTGGAGAAGTATCAAAACTTACTCATCCAGACACTAAGCATTTTCCACATGGGGGAAGTGGAGGTGCCATTGGCAGCCAAAATTGAGACCCTGGAACTCCTGGAGAAGTCAGGATTAAAGGACAAAGACTCCTTCTTGAAAGTCATGCACAACATAAAGTGCAATGACGAACTCTCACGCTGGATAGCGCAGAGGTTTTGCTTGATTGATAACAACACTTTAATCACTGACTCATCATTCGAGTCTTACATCGCCCTCCTTGCAGCCACTGATcctcctctcccaaacagagatgaaattagaatttttataaACCTCCAAGAAAGTATCTCCGGCTTCGAGGTACTAACCAAACATCTCTTGCGACACCAGGTTTACCCAAGAGTAATATGGCTTCATCGCAGCTTTAGAGAATTTACGTCTATTAACGCAGAGGAAACAGAGTCAATCAAAAGTCTACTCAGCGAAAA ttgtgagtCTTACAGAGGCATCTGGAACCCAACGTTTCAAATCCCTCCAAATGTGAAGTTACTGAGTGTTGGGATTCCGGACCAagtcagcctcgacgccttctTTCAATCtttgcaagagacaaaagagattgAATATTTAGGTGAGTTGAAAGGATGA